The window ACATTGTCGTCGATGGAGGGATTGTTAATAGGTTGTTGAGTTGAGAGATTAGGATGGTGCGCTAAGGAATGAGGTCAGAGAGGAGATGTTGTGTTTTGGATATTGTTGGCTATATAAACAGAAATAAGCACAAACCGACTGAGATGTTGGAATGTACAGAATCTAATTACTACAAAAAGGATTATTttgtaaatgaatttttttatgcGCTGAAGGGAAATCAGAAGGATAAAACAGAATTTCACCACTTGATCTTGAGAGCTTTTTCTATCGCTTGTGCATTCTATCacagtttttcctttttctcttatCCCTCTCTTATTATTTAGTTGTAGACATGAAGTTTGTTGTTGCTTTGATATATGTGcctaaatttcattttattttcgtcattttattTTCCACAATCCAGTTTCTGGTGTTCAAAGCCTCTCTTCCAGCGTGCAAAGCACTCCCGAGAAGAATGGGCATTCAGATGATGCTTCACGAAGTCCAGAGCTTCTTCAAGAGTTTCTGAAATCAGGTCCCAAGAAGGAACTCCTTCGAACTTGCTTTGAAAAGGACAAGAAAAACTTGAAttcatcaaaaaataaaatgactgAACCTTTGAAGACTACTAACAAGACGAGTAAGAAGCAGGATGCAAAGAAAGCTTCTTCTAGTCCAAATATTCTTCCTAAAAAGCAAGGCAGAAAGGGGGAAAATCCTATGCGACTCTCACCAGCTTCTGATCAGTCTCCAGAATTTGGATCTTCAAGCTCATGGATCTGTAAAAACTCTGCTTGTAGAGCTGTTCTATCCATAGATGACGCATTTTGCAGGAGGTGCTCTTGCTGTATCTGTCATTTGTTTGATGACAACAAGGACCCTAGCCTTTGGTTAGTGTGCACATCTGAATCTGGTGGCGGAGATTCCTGTGGGTTGTCTTGTCACATCGAGTGCGCCCTTCAACGTGCAAAGGTGGGAGTTGTTGATCTCGGGCAATTGATGCAGCTAGATGGTAGTTATTGTTGCGCTTCCTGTGGTAAAGTTTCGGGGATACTGGGGTAAGTAATTGTCTTGCTTATTTGAAAACtccaaatttatgtttttgagtttgaGAGTCCCTAAACAAGAAACATTTTGGTATCCCATTTAATAATCTTTTTTCAGGTTTGTTCCTTACGTTTGCTATTCTGTACAAATGATCTTTGCCAAGCACTTTGGGcgaaagaaataaaagaaaaatcctGACACCACCCCGCAccaaaccaccaccaccaacaatctaaatcaataaaaaatttagggaGGAGTTATTGCATGTGTAATTTGCCTAATAGGTTTCTAGCTTCGAGCTGATGTTACTGCTGTCGTTTGATTAATGCTAGCAGAAATTGGAAGAAGCAGCTCATTGTGGCAAAGGATGCTCGCCGTGTTGATGTACTTTGTTATAGGATATACTTGAGTTACAGACTCTTGCATGGGACTTCAAAATTTAATGAACTACATGAAATTGTGAAAGAAGCAAAGTCTAAGCTAGAGACAGAAGTTGGCCCAGTGAATGGCGTTTCTGCAAAGATGGCACGAGGAATAGTCAGCAGACTATCAATTGCTGGTGACGTGCTGAAACTCTGCTCCCTTGCAATTCAGAAAGCAGATGAATGGCTGGCCAATGTTTCTAATGCGGATCAAAATTCCCGAGGTAGGAAACTGTACCACTTGGTCCTCCTCTTTTCGCCTTTTACAGGCCATTGTTTATGCATGGAAAACTGCAACGATTACTTATTTTTTTCTGTCCCTCATTTGCAGAGGGTTCACTTCCTGCAGCATGcaagtttatttttcaagaaGTGGCATCATCCTCTGTTGTGATTATATTGATTGAATTGTCTAATGCATCGTCTGACGACATTAAGGGCTACAAGCTCTGGTATTACAAGAGTCGAGAAGAATCACACACAAAAGAGCCTAGTTGTATCTTTCCAAGATCTCagagaaggattttgatatcCAATCTGCAGCCTTGCACAGAGTATACGTTTAGGATAATATCTTATACGGAGGCTGGTGACTTGGGTCACTCTGAGGCAAAGTGTTTCACCAAGAGTGTTGAGATAATTCACAGTAGCTCCCTTTCACCAGTTTCCAGGAATCATAAGAAAGAGAATCAGATCATCGAAGCAGATTCTAGTGCCAAGAGAGAGTCTGAAACTACAACAGCAGTTGGTCCTTCTTCTGAGTTTAAAGTTCGAGATCTTGGAAAGGTACTTCGTCTGGCTTGGGCTCAAGAACAAGGCAACTCTGAGGGGTTTTGTAGTGCTGATAAAGAAACGTGCTGTGGAGTAAGCAGCACAATAAAAACTGAAACTCCACAAGAACCATTGCCTTCAGTTTCACACAGGCTTGACTTAAATGTTGCTTCAATGCCTGATCTGAATGAAGAGCTAACCCCGCCATTTGAGTCCTCCAGAGATGAAGACAATGGATACACTTTGCAGCATGCTGTTGAAGCAGATGATGATGCTGCCTCTCATGACCTAGTGAAGAATGGTTTAGCAAGATCACATGGTAGTGGTGATTCGCAGACCTGGACTCTCGGGCCTCATGGAGATGTCCCAGCTGTTGATTCCCGGGCAGAAGTTGGCAGGAAGAGGGCAGCAAACACAAATGAAGAAATATATGATTGTGACAGCACGCTAATAAACGGGCCACCGGCGCATATTTCTAATGGTTCTTATTGCTTGGACGAGAACTTTGAGTACTGTGTGAAAATAATCCGGTGGTTGGAATGTGAGGGTCACATTACACAGGAATTCAGGTTGAAATTGCTAACATGGTTTAGTTTGAGATCGACTGAGCAGGAGCGTAGGGTGGTCAATACCTTTATTCATACTATGATCGAGGATCCAAGTAGCTTGGCAGGACAGTTAGTTGACTCATTTTCAGATATCGTGTCCAACAAGAGGCCACGAAATGGATTCTGTAGTAAGCTGTGGCATTAAATAAAGGCGGGCGGAGGCAAGGCCAGGCATTCTGATTAGAAGTTCTATCCGCTTCATATTGAATTACTCTTTCTCCTAAGATAAGTAGCCTCTGATTAATTTTGCCAGTCTTTGTACAGGCATTTTTTCCTTAGTCATTGTCACAAGTGATTTAATTCGTACCGCGGACAAGATTTGTCCGGCTAAAAGATTTCGGTCATTCATCTGGAAGAGACTGATTTTTCTTGGGAAGGAGATGCTCAGATGCAAGGTTTCTGGCTGTAGGTCGCATTTCATTCCCCAAGTTATCGTAGTTACATTTGAAGCTGTAGAATTAATCATTGAAGATATAGTTATAAGCACTGCTGTCATTGTCTTCATAAAACTCACAGAAGGGTACATGAATTTAGCTTTATTTTCCTTCTCACTGCTAATTTCTTAcattttcattcttttattCTATCTTCACCTTTTTATTCCATGGTCTGGTATTCGGAAAATTAATGTCGTTGGTGATTCTTGCCTTGTAAGTAAGGTAAGATGGAAAGAAATGTGTACCAATGGAAATGTTTttgcttttattattatttttttctttaagaaattgatgctttaatttttaaaacaaaatttaaatttagatCGGCGGAGTATGAAAATCATTTAGCTAAGAAGATAAATTGAGGGTAAAAGACTTGTAACTCAGTTGGTTAAGACTTAAAGCGTACAAGAGCATATACCTCTATAAGGAAATATGCTTTATTTTCAATTGTATACGATCATATGTGAAATGTTTCTCTCATCTTGTGTAAACAATGTGTGAGACTAGTTATAGACGATCATGAGTCTATATTTCTCACCACGTGAAAAATCTCACTTGCTCCATGGTTTTTTCAACTTTCTCTCCTCAAATATCACTTGTATAGGAGAAAATAAGGGACTTGGTAGAGAATTATGGATAATCAGAAGTTAAATTGACAGTTAACTTGGAACGACATGTCGTCTATAGTTCTAAGAACCAGATTGGTGCCAAGTCAGCAAAAGAGGCAAACGTGTCCTTATGGGTAACAAGATTAGATATTGAATAATATTACAAGATTGTATTTACAGACAAACACACAGATGACTCAAATTTTGGAAACATGAGGTtc of the Pyrus communis chromosome 1, drPyrComm1.1, whole genome shotgun sequence genome contains:
- the LOC137738379 gene encoding VIN3-like protein 1 isoform X1, yielding MELEDKFVSKVSGVQSLSSSVQSTPEKNGHSDDASRSPELLQEFLKSGPKKELLRTCFEKDKKNLNSSKNKMTEPLKTTNKTSKKQDAKKASSSPNILPKKQGRKGENPMRLSPASDQSPEFGSSSSWICKNSACRAVLSIDDAFCRRCSCCICHLFDDNKDPSLWLVCTSESGGGDSCGLSCHIECALQRAKVGVVDLGQLMQLDGSYCCASCGKVSGILGNWKKQLIVAKDARRVDVLCYRIYLSYRLLHGTSKFNELHEIVKEAKSKLETEVGPVNGVSAKMARGIVSRLSIAGDVLKLCSLAIQKADEWLANVSNADQNSREGSLPAACKFIFQEVASSSVVIILIELSNASSDDIKGYKLWYYKSREESHTKEPSCIFPRSQRRILISNLQPCTEYTFRIISYTEAGDLGHSEAKCFTKSVEIIHSSSLSPVSRNHKKENQIIEADSSAKRESETTTAVGPSSEFKVRDLGKVLRLAWAQEQGNSEGFCSADKETCCGVSSTIKTETPQEPLPSVSHRLDLNVASMPDLNEELTPPFESSRDEDNGYTLQHAVEADDDAASHDLVKNGLARSHGSGDSQTWTLGPHGDVPAVDSRAEVGRKRAANTNEEIYDCDSTLINGPPAHISNGSYCLDENFEYCVKIIRWLECEGHITQEFRLKLLTWFSLRSTEQERRVVNTFIHTMIEDPSSLAGQLVDSFSDIVSNKRPRNGFCSKLWH
- the LOC137738379 gene encoding VIN3-like protein 1 isoform X2, which translates into the protein MTEPLKTTNKTSKKQDAKKASSSPNILPKKQGRKGENPMRLSPASDQSPEFGSSSSWICKNSACRAVLSIDDAFCRRCSCCICHLFDDNKDPSLWLVCTSESGGGDSCGLSCHIECALQRAKVGVVDLGQLMQLDGSYCCASCGKVSGILGNWKKQLIVAKDARRVDVLCYRIYLSYRLLHGTSKFNELHEIVKEAKSKLETEVGPVNGVSAKMARGIVSRLSIAGDVLKLCSLAIQKADEWLANVSNADQNSREGSLPAACKFIFQEVASSSVVIILIELSNASSDDIKGYKLWYYKSREESHTKEPSCIFPRSQRRILISNLQPCTEYTFRIISYTEAGDLGHSEAKCFTKSVEIIHSSSLSPVSRNHKKENQIIEADSSAKRESETTTAVGPSSEFKVRDLGKVLRLAWAQEQGNSEGFCSADKETCCGVSSTIKTETPQEPLPSVSHRLDLNVASMPDLNEELTPPFESSRDEDNGYTLQHAVEADDDAASHDLVKNGLARSHGSGDSQTWTLGPHGDVPAVDSRAEVGRKRAANTNEEIYDCDSTLINGPPAHISNGSYCLDENFEYCVKIIRWLECEGHITQEFRLKLLTWFSLRSTEQERRVVNTFIHTMIEDPSSLAGQLVDSFSDIVSNKRPRNGFCSKLWH